A window of Candidatus Nezhaarchaeota archaeon genomic DNA:
CCGCTCAGCCCTAGTCTTCACTAATACTAGGGAGGCCGCTGAGCTACTAGCGTCTAGGCTAAAGGTAGCCAGGCCTAGCTTAAGCGTAGAGGCCCACCACGGATCCTTGTCGAGGGAGGCGAGAATAGAGGCGGAGGTTGGGCTTAAGGAGGGAGGGGTGAGGGCCTTAGTCTGCACGAGCTCGCTAGAGCTCGGCATCGACGTAGGCCACGTAGACCTAGTCGTACAGTACATGTCCCCTCGCCAAGTGACGCGGCTAGTTCAGCGCGTAGGCAGGTCTGGGCATAGGGCGTGGGAGGCCCCTAGGGGGGTGGTCTTAGCGATGACCGCAGACGACATACTAGAGAGCTCCGTGATAGCCTCAATGGCGCTAAGGGAGGAGCTTGAGGACGTGGAGGTACACGAGAGGCCTCTTGACGTACTAGCGCACCAACTAGTGGGGCTAGCTCTAGACGAGCGCGGGGTAGGGGTAGGGGAGGCCTATGAGGTGGTGAGGGGGGCGTGGTTCTATCGAGGGCTTAGTCGAGAGGACTACGAGGCTGTCGTAAGGTACTTGGAGGAGGCGGGCTTCCTCAAGAGGAGCGGGGGGAAGCTAGTACCTAGGCCGCGCAGGGCGTGGACCTACTACTATGAGAACGTCTCAGTGATACCTGATGCTAAGCGGTACGCCGTCGTCGAGGTGGCCTCGAGGCGTAGAATAGGGGAGCTCGACGAGGACTTCGTGGCTGTGCACGGAAGGCCAGGGCTAGTCTTCATCCTAGCCGGGAGGCCATGGAGGCTAGTGGGCGTCGGCGAGGAGGAGGTGTTGGTGGAGGAGGCTAGCGACGTGAAGGGGGCTATCCCGAGCTGGATAGGAGAGCTTATACCAGTGCCGCTCAAGGTAGCTAGGGAAGTCGGCAGGTTTAGGAGGCTGGTGGCTGAGGCTCTATCAAAAGGAGGGGACCCAGAGCTAGTTCTCAGTGAGCTATCGATGAGTAGGGAGGCGAGGGAGGAAGTAGTTAGGCTAATAAAGAAGCAGCTCGTGAGCGGCGTCCCTGTAGCGGGCGATGAGGAAGTAGTCGTTGAGGGGCTAGGCAGAATGGTGGTTGTGCATGCCTGCCTAGGGTCGAAGGTGAACGAGGCCTTAGGCATGCTCTTAGCAGGAGTACTAAGTGGGAGGCTTGGAGAAAGCGTAGGCTACAGCTCAGACCCGTATAGAGTGCTGCTAATCTTCTCGAGAGAAGTCAAGGCGAGTAGCGTAGGAGACGTGCTAAAGGAAGTGGGGGGGAGCGGCCTAGAGGAAGCCTTTAAGGCCTTAGTCAGGTCCTCAGACCTCTACCGCTGGAGGCTGCTTCACGTATCTAGGAGGCTGGGGGTCGTAGCTAAGGAGGCTAGGTTGAGCGTAGCTAGGAGGCTAGCTAGGCTCCTCGAAGGCTCCATAGCTGAGAAGGCAGCAGTCGAGGAAGTACTAGTAGATAAGCTAGACCTAGCTGGGCTGAGCTGGGCGCTAAGTGAAGTAGCTAGGGGGGGCCTAGAGGTCAAGGTCTACGAGGGGTCAGCCGAGCTGGGCGCCTCTCCAATAGCATACCTCATTATCGACGCGGGCTCCCCATACGGCCTAATACCCCCGGCCAGGCCAGTCAGGCTGATCCTCGAGGCTCTTAAGAAGAGGCTTATGGAGAGGGAGGTGAAGCTGATCTGCATGTTCTGCGGAGGGTGGGAGGCCGTAAGGAGGGTGGAGTACCTACCTAGCGAAATTAAGTGTCCGAGCTGCGGGGCTAAGTTCGTCGCCGTGACTTGGAGAGGGGATGAGGAGCTGGCGAAAGTAGTGAGCAAGCACTTAAGGAGGCAGAGGTTAACGAAGGAGGAGCAGGAGCTACTTAGGCGAGGGCAGCTATCAGCAGGGCTAGTGCTAACTTACGGTAAGCAGGCGGTGGTAGCCATGGCCGCCAAGGGAGTAGGCCCCCGCACGGCCTCTAGGATCCTAGGTAAGCCGCATAGGGATGAAGAAGAGTTCTACCTAGACATCCTTCAGGCTGAGCGTGAATACGCAGCTACGCGCGCGTTCTGGGACTAGCTTTAAATAAACATCGACGCAGCGTAGGCTAAAGGCTCCTAGCACTAGGCGGTGGTTAATTATGATACTACTAACAAACGACGACGGGCCGCGCTCCATTGGGCTGAGGGTCGCTAGGAGGGCCTTGAGCCGGCTTGACGAAGTCTTCGTGGTAGTTCCTATGCGTGAGCAAAGCTGCGTAGGGAAGGCAGTGACAGTTAGTAGAGCGGTGAGGGTGGAGGAGGGGGTGATGGACGGCGGCGCATCCTTGACGATGGTGGACGGAACACCTGCGGACGCTGTCTTAATCGCGCTCAATAAGCTCCTCAAGCAAAAGCCCAGGCTAGTGGTTTCAGGCATTAACCTAGGCCCTAACCTAGGGCTAGAGGACCTACTAGACTCAGGGACCTTAGGGGCAGCGTTCGAAGCAGCGCTTAGAGGGATACCGTCAATAGCTGTGTCCTATTGCGTTGAGAGGGGAGGGGAGGGGGTCGTAGAGGAGGAGGTCGAGGAGGCGGGGGAGGTATTGAGGAGGGCTGCTGAGTTCGTAACCGAGAGGGGGCTGCCTAGGGGGTTAAGCTTGCTGTCTATTAACGTCCCGAGGGGGTTTAAGCTAGGCTCATCGCCCATAGCGATCACTAAGCTCTCCACAAAGCCCAGGAGGGATATTCACGTAGAGGAGGGGGGCGGCTACGCTGTTAAGTCGTGGGGGCTAGACGTATACCCAGAGGACGAGGAGGGGACGGACGTCGAGGCTGTTAGGAGGGGGGCCCTCTCCATCACCCCAATCTCGCTGAGGGTGCCGTGCCTAAGGAGGGTGGCGGAGCCGCTGGCCAGGGCACTTATGAGGAAGGGTAAATAAAGGTAGGGTCCAGGTACCTAGTAGAGCTCCTTAACGACGCCCAGCGACTTATCTGTTAGCTCGACGGACTTACGCCAATCGCTCTCGAGCTCAGTCAGGCTCCTGATGGCGTCTATGTTCTCAGGGACGACGTTGCTCTCATTGGGGGTCGCCCACATCATGTAGACTTCGTCACCTAGCACCATCACCCCGTCCTCCCACACCGGGATCTCGTAAATATCTCCTCGAGGCCTACCAGTATCTCTACCAAGCTCAAAGATAGCGTGAAGCCCATCTACGCCGTCGGCACCTTTAACTAGCACTACACGAGGCTCTTCTCTAAGCGCCGTCACTACGTCCTCCTTCGTCAGCCTGGACCTAGGCTCCAATATAGCGAAGTGTATGTGGAAGAGGTTGTGAGAGCCCTTAGCAGCCATGCTGACTATGTCTAGGTCGTGGAGGACCGTCTTGACGTCGGGGGCGTGGTGGCTAATCCCCATCTCTGGGACCACGGTGTTCATAATCCCTGCGCGGCCCGACTCCCAGACGTCTACAGCCCTCCTAACGATAACCACCCTCGCCTTCTTAATGCCGTAGCGCTTATGAATAGCCCCTAGCACACGGCATAGAGCTGTAGTGTTACAGCTCACAACCCTGGTAAACTGCCTACCTAGGGACTCGTCGTAGTTACACTGAGCCACAAAGCTCACCCCAGCGACTTCGTGCCTCTCACCGCCCTCAAACACCGCCTTTACCCCAGACTTAACGTAGAGCTCCTTGTTCCTAGCCCCCACCCTAGCTGGGGTACAGTCTACTACTACGTCAACCTCCTTAAGCAAGTCGCTTAGAGCCCCGGCCACCTCTATGCCAGCCTTACGCATGTCCTCAGCCTTCTCAGGCACTGCTGCGTAGATAGGTATGCCTCGCTTGGCAGCTATCCTCACCCGCCAGTCGTAGGCCACGTCCCCCACCCCTACAAGCTTCATGTCTTCCTGCTTCAGCACAGCATCTACCACCCTCTTCCCTATGACGCCGTAGCCGTTTACCGCGACTTTAACCACGCGCCTAGGCAAGGCTGGTCCGTAGGAGAGTGGGCAATGAGGCCTTTTAGACTTTGCCCTCCCGCTCCGTCTAAACGCGAGGCCCACTAGCCCATAGCGTTCATGAACACTTTTATCCAGATAAAATATACGAGGGCCTACGAGGGTGAGCTTGCCTAAGTTCCTAACTCTAGACGATGTCGACGTCGAGGGGAAGACCGTTCTACTACGAGTAGACCTCAATACCCCAATCGAGCCCGGGACGGGTAGGCTGCTCGACGCTACGAAGTTCGTTAGGCACACCGAGACCATTAAGGAGCTGCTGTCTAAGGGGGCCAAGGTGGTCGTCCTGACCCACCAGGGGCGTCGAGGAGACCCCGACTTCACTACCCTGCGCCAGCACGCTGAAGAGCTCTCTAAGGTACTCGGGGGGCGCGTAAAGTATGTAGACGACGTATTTGGAAGCAGGGCGAAGGAGGCCATAGGCTCGCTTAAGCGAGGAGAAGTGCTTCTCCTAGAGAACGTTAGGGTCTGGGAGGGGGAGGATGTAGATAGGCCTCCAGAGGAGCACGCCAATACACCACTAGTAACAGAGCTAGCTCCGCTGGCAGATCTCTTCGTGAACGACGCTTTCGCGACGTCCCACCGCTCCCACGCCTCCCTCGTCGGCTTTACAGCGGTCCTGCCCTCAGTAGCTGGGAGGGTGATGGAGAGGGAGCTGAGGGCTATTGAGAAGATACTCGAGGAGCCGAAGCACCCCTCAATCTACCTCATCGGTGGGGCTAAGGTAGAGGACGCTGTAAAGATCTGTAGGAACCTACTAGGAAAGGGGGTGGCTGACGCTGTCTTAACGGGCGGAGTGGCGGCGATGCTAATGGCCGCTGCTAAAGGCTTCGACCTAGGCCCCAGCAACATGAAGCTCTTGGAGGACATGGGCTACGCAGAGCTAACTAGAGAAGCAGAAGACTTGCTCTTAAAGCACGGGGACGAGGTGAGGATCCCCCTCGACTTCGCCGTCGAGACCCTGCTAGGGGAGAGGCTAGAGCTCCCCCTCCAGAGCTTCCCTCAAAGAGAGCCGATCATGGACATAGGGAGTGAGACAGCGATAGTGTACGGCGCCGAAGTGCTTAAGGCGAAGACCGTGGTTATGAGCGGGCCGATGGGAGTCTACGAGAAGCGAAGGTTCGCTATAGGAACGGCCTGCATGTTCGCATACATGGTCGCCTCTAGAGCGTACTCAGTGGTAGGCGGAGGACACACGGTAGCTGCAGCTCAGAAGCTTAACATGAGCGATAAGTTCTCGTACGTATCTACTGGAGGCGGAGCCTTAATGGCGTTGCTGATGGGAGAGGAGCTGCCCGCGGTGAAGGCCTTAGAGCTCGCCGCTCAAAGAGCCTAGGCTAGCCACCAGGCTTATCTCAACCCTCTCCGGCCTCTCAGGCGTGAGTAAGGGCTCGCGCAGCTTTAGAGAGCTGTGTGAGCTAGGCGAAAGGCTGGAGGCTACTTCGAGCCGCAACGCTATGGTAGCGCTCGTAGCCGACTACTTAAAGACGCTGAGCAGCGGTGACCTTGAGGTCGCCGTGCCCCTCATAGTCGGTAAAGCGTTCCCAGACTGGGACCAGAGGGAGCTCGAAGTTAGCGGGGCCACGGTGGTGAAGGTAGTGGAGAAGCTGGCAGGGGTTAGTAAAGGAGGCTTCCTCGAGGCGTTCAATAGGACGGGGGACTATGGAGGCGCCGTTAAGCTCCTCTTTGAGGAAAAGAGGGCCTTGAAGCAGGCAGTACTCGGGGCCAGCCCTCTTAGCTTAGTGGAGGTCTACCGAGGCCTGGAGGCCATAGCTGAGGCTAAAGGGCCAGGCTCCAGGAGGAGGAAGGAGAGAGTATTAGAGGGTTTGTTGAGTAGAGCCGATCCTCTTCAAGCAAAGTACATAGTTAAGGCAGTCCTCGGAGAGAGGAGGCACGGCTTCGGGGAGGCCTTAATGGAGGAGGCTGTAGCCAAGGCCTTCAACGTTCCCCTAGAGCTAGTTAGGAGGGCCTACATGTTGACAAGCGACCTACCCCTGGTAGCTAAGACAGCGGCCCAGGGGGTTAAGGAGCTCTCATCCCTCAGCG
This region includes:
- a CDS encoding DEAD/DEAH box helicase is translated as MFTEPPFNALCGPLQEALEEMGFREPTEPQRRAIPLIHQGENVLLIAPTGTGKTEAALLPIFDQLLRNSHLLGVGVTVLYITPLRALNRDILRRMVGLAEKLGIKVAVRHGDTTASERRKQALSPPDMLITTPETLQVLLPSKVMRRHLSQARWVVVDEVHELIGDKRGVQLSVALERLRRLTKRDFQRIGLSATIGSPEKVRLFLQGSSREVKVVYVSMPRGTEIRVEAPRPVDEDEGEALKLGVSAEVAARVRRIAELIEAHRSALVFTNTREAAELLASRLKVARPSLSVEAHHGSLSREARIEAEVGLKEGGVRALVCTSSLELGIDVGHVDLVVQYMSPRQVTRLVQRVGRSGHRAWEAPRGVVLAMTADDILESSVIASMALREELEDVEVHERPLDVLAHQLVGLALDERGVGVGEAYEVVRGAWFYRGLSREDYEAVVRYLEEAGFLKRSGGKLVPRPRRAWTYYYENVSVIPDAKRYAVVEVASRRRIGELDEDFVAVHGRPGLVFILAGRPWRLVGVGEEEVLVEEASDVKGAIPSWIGELIPVPLKVAREVGRFRRLVAEALSKGGDPELVLSELSMSREAREEVVRLIKKQLVSGVPVAGDEEVVVEGLGRMVVVHACLGSKVNEALGMLLAGVLSGRLGESVGYSSDPYRVLLIFSREVKASSVGDVLKEVGGSGLEEAFKALVRSSDLYRWRLLHVSRRLGVVAKEARLSVARRLARLLEGSIAEKAAVEEVLVDKLDLAGLSWALSEVARGGLEVKVYEGSAELGASPIAYLIIDAGSPYGLIPPARPVRLILEALKKRLMEREVKLICMFCGGWEAVRRVEYLPSEIKCPSCGAKFVAVTWRGDEELAKVVSKHLRRQRLTKEEQELLRRGQLSAGLVLTYGKQAVVAMAAKGVGPRTASRILGKPHRDEEEFYLDILQAEREYAATRAFWD
- the surE gene encoding 5'/3'-nucleotidase SurE, which codes for MILLTNDDGPRSIGLRVARRALSRLDEVFVVVPMREQSCVGKAVTVSRAVRVEEGVMDGGASLTMVDGTPADAVLIALNKLLKQKPRLVVSGINLGPNLGLEDLLDSGTLGAAFEAALRGIPSIAVSYCVERGGEGVVEEEVEEAGEVLRRAAEFVTERGLPRGLSLLSINVPRGFKLGSSPIAITKLSTKPRRDIHVEEGGGYAVKSWGLDVYPEDEEGTDVEAVRRGALSITPISLRVPCLRRVAEPLARALMRKGK
- a CDS encoding type II glyceraldehyde-3-phosphate dehydrogenase → MPRRVVKVAVNGYGVIGKRVVDAVLKQEDMKLVGVGDVAYDWRVRIAAKRGIPIYAAVPEKAEDMRKAGIEVAGALSDLLKEVDVVVDCTPARVGARNKELYVKSGVKAVFEGGERHEVAGVSFVAQCNYDESLGRQFTRVVSCNTTALCRVLGAIHKRYGIKKARVVIVRRAVDVWESGRAGIMNTVVPEMGISHHAPDVKTVLHDLDIVSMAAKGSHNLFHIHFAILEPRSRLTKEDVVTALREEPRVVLVKGADGVDGLHAIFELGRDTGRPRGDIYEIPVWEDGVMVLGDEVYMMWATPNESNVVPENIDAIRSLTELESDWRKSVELTDKSLGVVKELY
- a CDS encoding phosphoglycerate kinase — translated: MPKFLTLDDVDVEGKTVLLRVDLNTPIEPGTGRLLDATKFVRHTETIKELLSKGAKVVVLTHQGRRGDPDFTTLRQHAEELSKVLGGRVKYVDDVFGSRAKEAIGSLKRGEVLLLENVRVWEGEDVDRPPEEHANTPLVTELAPLADLFVNDAFATSHRSHASLVGFTAVLPSVAGRVMERELRAIEKILEEPKHPSIYLIGGAKVEDAVKICRNLLGKGVADAVLTGGVAAMLMAAAKGFDLGPSNMKLLEDMGYAELTREAEDLLLKHGDEVRIPLDFAVETLLGERLELPLQSFPQREPIMDIGSETAIVYGAEVLKAKTVVMSGPMGVYEKRRFAIGTACMFAYMVASRAYSVVGGGHTVAAAQKLNMSDKFSYVSTGGGALMALLMGEELPAVKALELAAQRA